GCCCTCGCCGGTTACGCCACCGAGATCTTGGTGGTCCTGCAGGCCGACGGCGGCGTCAAGGTCGTCGATGACGGCCGTGGCATCCCGGTCGACGAGCACCCCGAGGAGAAGATCCCCGCGGTCACCCTGGTGCTCACCTCGCTGCACGCCGGCGGCAAGTTCGGCGGCGGCGGCTACAAGGTCTCCGGTGGTCTGCACGGCGTCGGCGTCTCGGTCGTGAACGCCCTGTCGTCCAAGCTGTACGTCGAGGTCAAGCGCGACGGCCACCGCTGGACGCAGTCCTTCACGTACGGCGTCCCGGACGGGCCGCTCGTGCGCGAGGAGGAGACCGACGAGACGGGCACCACCACCACCTTCTACGCCTCGGACACCATCTTCGAGACCACGACCTACGACTACGAGACCCTCAAGACGCGCTTCCGCGAGATGGCGTTCCTGAACAAGGGCCTGCAGTTGACGCTGCGCGACGAGCGCCACCTCGAGGACGATGCCGAGACGGGCGTCATCGACGACGTCGAGCGCGAGGTCACCTTCCGCTACGACGGCGGCCTGGTCGACTACGTGAACTACATCAACGTCGGCAGCAAGGCCCCGATCCACCGCGACGTCATCAGCCTCGAGCGCGATGACGAGGCCAACGGCCTGTCGCTCGAGCTGGCGATGCAGTGGAACGACAGCTTCAGCGAGTCGGTGCACACGTTCGCCAACACGATCAACACCCACGAGGGCGGCACGCACGAGGAGGGCTTCCGCGCGGCGCTGACCACCACGGTCAACCGCTTCGCCGAGACCAACAACCTCATCAAGCGCAAGGAAGACCGCCTCACTGGCGACGACATCCGCGAGGGCCTGACCGCGATCATCTCGATCAAGCTGGCCGAGCCGCAGTTCGAGGGCCAGACGAAGACCAAGCTCGGCAACACCGAGGCCAAGGGCTTCGTCCAGCAGGTCCTCAACGACGAGCTGGGTGCCTGGTTCGAGCGCAACCCCGCTGAGGGCAAGACGATCGTCCGCAAGTCGATCGACGCCGCCGCGGCGCGCGTCGCCGCCCGCAAGGCCCGCGACCTGGCCCGCAACCGCAAGGGCTTCGGCTCCGGCGGCGGCCTGCCCGGCAAGCTGATCGACTGCTCCAGCCGCAACCCGGAGGAGTGCGAGATCTTCGTGGTCGAGGGCAACTCGGCCGGCGGCTCGGCGCGCAACGGACGCAACCCCGCGACGCAGGCGATCCTGCCGCTGCGCGGCAAGATCCTCAACGTCGAGAAGGCCCGGATCGACAAGATCCTGCAGAACGCCGAGGTCCAGGCGATCATCAGCGCGCTCGGCACCGGCGTCCACGAGGACTTCGACATCGCCAAGCTGCGCTATCACAAGATCGTGCTGATGGCCGACGCCGACGTCGACGGCCAGCACATCACCACCTTGCTGCTGACGCTGCTGTTCCGGTTCATGAAGCCGCTCATCGACGCCGGTCACGTGTACCTGGCGCAGCCGCCGCTGTACAAGATCAAGTGGACCAACCACCATCACGAGCTGGCCTACTCCGACTCCGAGCGCGACGCCGTCATGGCGGCCGGCCTCGACGCCGGCTACCGGCTGCCCAACACGGCCCCGGTCCAGCGCTACAAGGGCCTCGGCGAGATGAACGCCAGCGAGCTGTGGGAGACCACGATGGACCCCGACGGCCGACTGCTGCGCCAGGTCACGCTGGCCGACGCGGCCGCCGCCGACGAGATCTTCACCATCCTCATGGGCGAGGACGTCGATCAGCGGCGCTCGTTCATCCAGCGGAACGCCAAGGACGTCCGCTTCCTCGACATCTGACCCCATGGACCACCGGTGGTCCGGCAGCACGGTGAGCACAGCGAGCCGCAATAGCCAGGCCACGGAACGAAGGACACAGAAGTGACCGACTCCCCGATCGAAACCGACCGCACCGAACCGGTCGAGCTGCAGGACGAGATGCAGCGGTCGTACATCGACTACGCGATGAGCGTCATCGTCTCTCGCGCGCTGCCCGACGTGCGCGACGGCCTCAAGCCGGTGCACCGCCGCGTCCTGTACGCGATGTACGACGGTGGCTACCGCCCCGACCGCGGTTTCAACAAGTGCAGCCGCATCGTCGGTGACGTC
Above is a window of Aeromicrobium senzhongii DNA encoding:
- the gyrB gene encoding DNA topoisomerase (ATP-hydrolyzing) subunit B, which encodes MTQAPETPSTYDASNIQVLEGLEAVRKRPGMYIGSTGERGLHHLVYEVVDNSVDEALAGYATEILVVLQADGGVKVVDDGRGIPVDEHPEEKIPAVTLVLTSLHAGGKFGGGGYKVSGGLHGVGVSVVNALSSKLYVEVKRDGHRWTQSFTYGVPDGPLVREEETDETGTTTTFYASDTIFETTTYDYETLKTRFREMAFLNKGLQLTLRDERHLEDDAETGVIDDVEREVTFRYDGGLVDYVNYINVGSKAPIHRDVISLERDDEANGLSLELAMQWNDSFSESVHTFANTINTHEGGTHEEGFRAALTTTVNRFAETNNLIKRKEDRLTGDDIREGLTAIISIKLAEPQFEGQTKTKLGNTEAKGFVQQVLNDELGAWFERNPAEGKTIVRKSIDAAAARVAARKARDLARNRKGFGSGGGLPGKLIDCSSRNPEECEIFVVEGNSAGGSARNGRNPATQAILPLRGKILNVEKARIDKILQNAEVQAIISALGTGVHEDFDIAKLRYHKIVLMADADVDGQHITTLLLTLLFRFMKPLIDAGHVYLAQPPLYKIKWTNHHHELAYSDSERDAVMAAGLDAGYRLPNTAPVQRYKGLGEMNASELWETTMDPDGRLLRQVTLADAAAADEIFTILMGEDVDQRRSFIQRNAKDVRFLDI